Proteins encoded by one window of Candidatus Krumholzibacteriota bacterium:
- a CDS encoding C40 family peptidase: protein MNETVALISACIRETEKRLGLDWRFSWSSIEVSPDGEIVVSVSVPAVAEAVRELGGGEAGGPGWRPGNVPVRLLLLGDTPRRLQVTSSVADIRREPTHAAELLTQAIMGEELVPIVERDDWHLVVLQGGYHGWVRSWSVAETTVDLLADWRRRAAMRIAAPVAYVLAEPVAGSLPVADITAGSAVVPVASREGWREVEIPGGKRGFVGEADLEEAPANPPSREGIVARAARFTGIPYLWGGTSAKGFDCSGFVLRVCRLEGIELPRDSDRQAAAVRPISRDRLEDARPADLLFFGEGETVSHVAVYLGGGRFIHAYGDVRVNGLLPEDPLLEAKLAGSLLHAGVLPALDRQAGNAEDTGPRRDPTHRK, encoded by the coding sequence ATGAATGAGACGGTGGCGCTGATCTCGGCCTGCATCCGGGAGACGGAGAAGCGGCTGGGCCTCGACTGGCGTTTCAGCTGGTCGTCGATCGAGGTCTCCCCGGACGGGGAGATCGTCGTCTCGGTGAGCGTCCCGGCGGTCGCCGAGGCGGTCCGCGAACTCGGGGGCGGGGAAGCGGGCGGCCCCGGTTGGCGTCCGGGAAACGTTCCGGTGCGGCTGCTGCTGCTCGGCGACACCCCCCGCCGGCTCCAGGTGACCTCGAGCGTGGCCGATATCCGGCGCGAGCCGACCCACGCGGCCGAGCTCCTCACCCAGGCGATCATGGGCGAGGAACTCGTGCCGATCGTCGAGCGCGACGACTGGCATCTCGTCGTCCTGCAGGGGGGTTACCACGGATGGGTGCGGTCCTGGTCCGTCGCCGAGACAACGGTCGACCTGCTCGCCGACTGGCGCCGGCGGGCGGCGATGCGGATCGCCGCGCCGGTCGCCTACGTCCTCGCCGAACCGGTCGCGGGGAGCCTGCCCGTCGCCGACATCACCGCCGGTTCGGCGGTCGTGCCCGTGGCCTCGCGGGAGGGTTGGCGGGAGGTCGAGATCCCCGGGGGCAAGCGGGGATTCGTCGGCGAGGCGGATCTCGAGGAAGCGCCGGCGAACCCGCCGTCGCGCGAGGGGATCGTCGCGCGGGCCGCGCGATTCACCGGCATCCCCTACCTGTGGGGGGGGACGTCGGCGAAGGGATTCGACTGCTCCGGGTTCGTTTTGCGCGTCTGCCGTCTCGAGGGCATCGAGCTTCCGCGGGATTCCGACCGGCAGGCGGCCGCAGTCCGGCCGATTTCCCGCGACCGGCTCGAGGATGCGCGCCCGGCCGATCTCCTCTTCTTCGGCGAGGGCGAAACGGTGAGCCACGTGGCCGTGTACCTCGGCGGAGGGCGGTTCATCCACGCCTACGGCGACGTCCGGGTCAACGGTCTCCTGCCGGAGGATCCCCTCCTCGAGGCGAAACTGGCGGGAAGCTTGCTGCACGCCGGTGTCCTGCCGGCGCTCGATCGGCAGGCGGGAAATGCGGAGGATACCGGGCCGCGGCGGGACCCGACGCACCGGAAATAG